The window TTTTTATGGTTACTAAATAAGCCCCCTGTATCAAAGCTTGGGTATTAATTTTAGTCACTCTGTTTTTGGTTTTTAAGCTCTGAAGTTGCCTTCCGCTCATATCATACAGCATAATATCAGCTTCTTTGAAATCAAAGCCGATTTCTACATACGCATAATCCGATACAGGATTTGGATAGATCTTGATATCGTATTTTGCTATCAGATCATTCACTTGCTTATCACCTAGCTTTACAATCTTCCAATTCTCTTTTCCTAATTCTTTGGCACTAGTTCCTGCTAAAACAATAGAACCGTCCCTGTTTAATTTCAAATCTGAAAGCCTTTCTTCTTTTTGTCTGGACTCTCCTGCGACATGTTTTCTCCACTGTTCATTGCCATTTGCATCCAGATATAGCATCCAGAAGGTCTCATCATCTTTTTCTATTCTTCCTTCAGCTTGAGTGTAACCGCCTAACAGAATTCCTTTTGAAGACTTGTCATCTGAAGAATGAATGACACTCATTCCCATCAGGATATCGCGGTTTTTGAAATTATAGGATTTCTGCCACTGCTCATCACCTCTTTCATTCAATGCAATCAGCCAAAGGTCTGTGCCTTCTTCAATCCCTACCGTTTTGTTTCCGGATCTTTCGGATCTCGATTCACCGCCAATGATATAGCCGTTTGAAGTTAAAGCCAGGGTTCTGATATGATCATCTCCTTTCCCGCCAAAGTTCTTTTCCCATTCTACTTTTCCGTTTTTGTCCAGTTTGACAATCCAGTAGTCGCCTTCACCGAAGTTGCTGCTTTGTTTTGAGGCAGCAGATAGTAGGTTATAGGTACTAGTACTTCCAGTCGAAGATTTACTTTCAGAATTTCTAACCCCGGAATCCTTAACCTCGGAACTCCTGGAATATATTCCCAATAAGGCTCCACCATCCTTTGTTGGAATCATTTTTTCTACTTCGTCCAGACTTTTTCCGCCTATGATCAATTGAGAGAGTTCTTTTCCGTCTTTGTCGAGTCTTGTGATCCAGACATCCTTAGAACCATAGCCTTTGGAGGAGTTTTGAACATTTCCGGCAATAAAGAATCCTAGATCTGTAGTTTGGATCACTGCTTTGGCTTCTTCATCTGAAGCAGTTCCCAGAGTTTTCTGCCATAGTTCATCTCCGAATTCATTGATTCGGATCAGCCACATATCAGATCCGCCTTTGGAATCCTCTTTCTTATCCAGTCCTTTTCCTGAATATGAAGTTCCGGCTACAAGAAATCCGCCATCCTGGGTAGATACCGTTGCAGAAAGATAATCATGATTATTTCCTGAGAAATACTTTTCCCAGGCCTGTTCTCCCTGTTGGTTAAGTTTCACCAAATGGAAATCATAACCGTTGTTCTGCTTACTTCCAGCCTCCAGCTTCCCATTTCCTGACTGTATAGAACTTCCTGTGATAAGGTATTGCTGATCGATTGTTGTGGTCACCTGACTTAGAAAATCCTGGGTAGAGGATTGGATATCTTTTTGCCAGAGAACTTCCTGGGCAGACAGTCCCAGAATGGTGCATAGCGTACATGCACTAAAATAAAGTTTTTTCATTCCCGTGTTGTTTTGAGTTGAGTATTAGTCTTTTCAAATTTTTTCAAATTTAAAATTTTTTACATTACACAAGTCATATTTATGTGATTTAACATGAAATATTTCCATGAATAAAGACCCTTCATTACATTTGCACCATCCTTCATTAATCATACAAATCTACTACGAAACAGCGACAGAATCTGTCGTGTTATATTTTTCTCATAAAAAAACCTTTGAAAAAATTCAAAGGTTTCATTGATTTCGGCTTTGAAGAACTTCTTCAATTTCCTCAAGCGAAAAGCTTTTTGCTTTTAATAAAATCAGTAAATGGTATAAAAGGTCAGCCGCTTCATTTTTAAAAAGCTTGTCATTATTATCTTTAGCTTCAATAACTAATTCCACCGCTTCCTCTCCTAGTTTCTGAGCCATCTTATTGATCCCTCTTTCATACAGTGAATAGGTATAGGACTCACTGGCTTTACTGTCAATTCTTTGCGATATTGTTTCTTCCAGCTCATAGATAAAACCTTTTGAATCCTTTTCTCCAAAACAGCTGAAACTCCCGGTATGACATACGATATGAGTGGGAACAACTTTAATCAGTAAGGTATCCTGATCACAATCGATATCGATACTTTTTACAGTTAAAAAGTTACCTGATTCTTCCCCTTTTGTCCAGAGTCTGTTTTTGGAACGGCTGAAAAAAGTCACTACTTTTTCTTTTTGTGTTTTCTCAAGAGCTTCTGCATTCATATACCCCAGCATCAAAACCTGCAGCGTTCGGTTATCCTGAATCACAACAGGAACAAGTCCGTTATCTTTATTAAAATTAATCTTCATCGTATGTCTATTTTCTGAGTTTTTAATTGTTGTTTTAAATCTTTAATTCCTATTTCATTAAAATGGAATATACTGGCTGCCAAAGCTCCTGTAGCTTTCGTTTCATTAAAAACTTTAACAAAATCATTTACAGTTCCGGCGCCCCCGGAAGCGATTACAGGAATTGAGATCTTTTCTGAAACCTGTTGGGTAATGTAAAGGTCAAACCCGTTTTTGGTTCCGTCACCATCCATTGAAGTTAAAAGAATTTCACCTGCTCCCAAGGCTTCTGCTCTTTTTGCCCATTCTACCGTGTTCAGTTCTGTAGCTTCTCTTCCGCCTTTAATATGGACAAGATCAGCTTGGTCAATTCTTTTGGTATCAATAGCAACCACTACACACTGACTTCCGAATTCATTAGCCAGTTCAGCAATCAGTTTGGGTTCTTTAACAGCAGCAGAATTGATACTGATCTTATCTGCTCCGGCCTCTAAAAGCTTTCTGACATCTTCAACAGAGGCTATTCCACCACCAACGGTAAATGGTATGCTTAGTTCCTGAGCTATTTTCCGTACTAATTCTACAAATGTTTTCCTGTTTTCCAGCGTTGCTGTAATATCAAGGAAAACCAGTTCATCAGCACCCTCTGCTTCATATTTTTTAGCAAGTTCTACGGGATCTCCGGCATTTTTAAGATCCTCGAAGTTGATTCCCTTTACCGTACTTCCATCCTTAATATCCAGACATGGAATAATTCTTTTTTAAGCATTTTCAATAAAATTTTGAAGTTGTTGAAGGCTTATTCTTCCTTCGTAAATTGCTTTCCCGATGATTGTTCCGGCGCAGCCGATATCTTTCATTTTATAGACATCATTAATCCCGGAAATACCACCACTGGCTACCAACTGTATTGATGTTGTAGATAAAGTTTCGATATAAAGCTCTGTTGAAGGACCTTCCAGCATCCCATCCTTTGAAATATCAGTGCATATCACCGTGTTGATTCCTTTTTTCTGATATCCAAGAATAAAATCAATAATATCCAGATTGCTTTCTTCCAGCCAGCCGGAGGTTTTAATCTTCCTGTTGTCACAATCTGCTCCCAAAATAATTTTTCCGGGACCATATTTTTCAATAACGGTAAGACAAAACTCGGGATCCTGTACCGCAATACTTCCCAATGTAATCTGCTTTGCACCGGAATTGAAAGCTGTTTCAATATCCTGCGAAGTTTTTAAACCGCCCCCAAAATCAATCTGTAACGAAGTTGATTTCGCAATATTTTCAAGCACTTTCTGATTAACAATATGCTTAGATTTTGCCCCGTCAAGATCCACAAGATGAAGAAACTGAATACCAAAGTCTTCAAACTCTCTGGCCACTTCTACAGGATCTTCATTGTATATTTTCTTGGTGCTATAATCTCCTTTGGATAAACGCACACATTTTCCGTCAATAACATCAATAGCAGGAATAATCTTCATCATGATAAGTTTATAAAATTATTTAATATTCGGCTGCCCACATCCCCCGATTTCTCTGGATGAAACTGAACCGCATAAAAGTTATCTTTCTGTAGAGAGGCACTAAATGGAAGAATATAATCACAAACCGAAGTAGTAAATTCTGACAGTTCACAATAATAACTATGCACAAAATACACATCATTTTCGGGTTCAATTCCAGAGAATATTGAAGATTCTTGTTTTGAAAGCGTATTCCAGCCCATATGAGGGACAAGATCCAAAGGAGGAAACCTTTTGACACTGATATCGAAAATCCCCAAACCTTCTGTATTTCCTTCCTCATTTCCTTTACACATCAGCTGCATACCCAGACATATCCCTAAAACAGGTTGTTTTAATGTAGGAATAAGGTAATCAAGCCCTTTTGCTTTCAACAGCTTCATCGTAGACGAGGCTTCGCCTACACCAGGGAAAATAACCTTATCAGCTTTCAGGATCTGTTCAGGGTCATCTGTAATGACTGAGTCGATATTCAGCCTGTTTAAAGCGTTCTGTACGGAGCTTACATTCCCTCCGTTATATTTTATTATTGCGATCATAAGTCTTATTTTAATTGTAAATAAATCCATTGATTTATTTTAAACCATTTTAGATAAAGTTTAACTTATCTTAAGCTTCTCCATATACTTAATATCCAGATAGTTGATTTTAAATTCAATTCAATCTATTTAATTATAAACTTCCTTTTGTTGAGGGTAAATTATAGTTACTATCAGATTGATTGACGGCCATTTTCACTGCTTTAGCAAAAGCTTTAAAAATTGATTCTATTTTGTGATGCTCATTTTCTCCTTCTGCTTTAATATTCAAATTGGTTCTTGAAGAATCTGTAAAAGATTTAAAAAAGTGAAAAAACATTTCTGTTGGCACATCTCCTATTTTTTCTCTTTTGAATTCTGCATCCCAAACCAGCCATGATCTACCGCCAAAATCAATAGCGACCTGTGATAGACAGTCATCCATCGGAAGCAGGAAACCATACCTTTCAATTCCTTTTTTCTTTCCCAGCGCTTTTAAAACAGCTTCCCCCAGTACAATTCCTGTATCTTCTACGGTGTGGTGCTCATCTACCTGAAGATCTCCGTTTACTTTGATCTTAAGATCCATATTTCCGTGTCTGGCAATCTGTTCCAGCATGTGATCAAAAAAGTGGAGTCCGGTAGAGATTTCAGATTTTCCTTTTCCATCAATATTGACCTCAATTTCGATTTCTGTTTCATTGGTCTTTCTGTAGACTTTTGCGCTCCTCATTCCCGTCTTTAAGAACTGATAAATCGTACTCCATTCTGTTGTAGAAAGATCTGCTTCACCATTAAAGTTTTCATTTAGGAAAATAGATTTAGACCCCATATTTTTAGCAAGTTGAACATCTGTAATCCGATCACCAATCACATAGGAATTCTCAAGATCATAATCCCCATAAATGTATTTTGCAAGCATTCCTATGCCAGGTTTTCTGGTGGGTAAATTTTCACTTTCAAAGCTTTTATCAATTAAAATATCACTGAAAATAACCCCTTCATTTTGGAAAGCTTTGAGCATTTTTTCTTGAGGCTTTATAAAGTCTTCGAAAGGAAAACTTTCTGTTCCTAGCCCGTCCTGGTTGGTCACCATCACCAATTCATAATCCAGTTCACCGGCAATTTTTGAAAGGTTTTGGAAAACACCGGGATAAAATTCCAGTTTCTCTAATGAATCTACCTGAAAATCAATAGGTGGTTCAATAATCAAGGTACCATCCCGATCGATAAATAATACTTTTTTCATCTCTATATGTTCTTTAAAAGAGTAATCAGCTTCTCATTCTCCTTGCGGTTTCCTACATTAATCCTGATACATCCCGGAATGGCAGGATCTCTTCTGCTTGTTAAAATTTCCTGTTCCAGCATTTGTGCATATACCTTTTCTATGTCTTTCATTTTGATTAAAAAAAAGTTAGCATCCGTTGGGAAGACCTTGGTAATGCATTCAATGCTCTTAAATTGTGCCTGCAGCCATTCACGCTCAGCAATAATATCATGTACATTCTTTTTCAATGCACTTTCATCTTCCAGCACATTCAAAATGAGTTCCTGGCTCAATGCATTCACATTATAGGGTGCTTTCACTGTATTAATTAACTGAGTAATTTCTTCAGAAGAATAAGCTACACCTACTCTGGCTCCTGCCATTCCCCAGGCTTTTGAAAAAGTCTGTAGTACAATCAGATTAGGATACTTTTCCAAAAGCTCCAGGCTTGATTTTTTTCCGGAAAATTCAATATAAGCTTCATCTACCACCACAATCCCATTGAAATTCTGAATATAAAACTCAATATCTTCTGTGCTGTTTCCGGTTGGGTTGTTAGGAGAACACAGAAAGAAAATCTTTATAGATTCTTCTTTTATGATGTTTAAAAAGTCATTTTTTACAATCTCAAAGTTCTCATCCAGATTCAGTTGTAAAACCCTGTTTTCATTAATAGCAGCATAAAAGCCATACATTGCAAAAGAGGGATTCATCATCAAAATAGCATCCTTTTTAGGCTCACAGAAGATTTTAATAATTAAATCAATCAGTTCATCACTTCCATTTCCTACGGCTATCTGTTTAGCAGATAAGTTTTTAAGTTCAGCTAACTTGTTTTTAAGTTTTCTTTGAGTAGAATCGGGATAACGGTTCCATTCTCCAAAAGGACTTTCATTAGCATCCAAAAATGTGGGCTCATTGAACTCATTATGATCCCTGAAGCTTATATAAGGTTTTAATTTTAAAATATTCTCTCTTACTAATGTATTGGTACTGATTGTGTTCATATTATCGTTTTAATCTTATTGATACTGCATTTTTGTGGGCAATAAGCCCCTCAGCTTCCGCCATTATTTTTATTGTTTTTCCCAGATTCTGAAGGCCTTTCTTTGATAAATGCTGGAAGGTGATTTTCTTTACAAAACTATCCAGAGACACCCCGCTATAATTTTTTGCATATGCATTCGTGGGAAGCGTGTGATTGGTTCCGCTGGCATAATCTCCAGCGCTTTCACAGGAGTAATTTCCAAGGAATACTGAACCTGCATTCTGAATCAGAGGAATATATTTTTCAAATTCATCCATTGCAAGAATAAGGTGTTCCGGAGCATATAGGTTACTGAACTCAACGGCTTCCTCAAGGCTGCTCAACAAAATAAAACAACTGTTCTCCAAAGCTTTTCCTGCCATTTCATTTCTTGGTAAGTCTCTGACTTGCTGTTCAACCGCACTAATCGTCTCCTTAAAAACTTTAAGATCGGTCGTAAGAAAAATCACCTGGCTATCACTTCCGTGTTCTGCCTGAGAAAGTAAGTCTGCAGCACAAAATTCAGGAACAGCTTGTTCATCTGCCATCACAAGCACTTCACTTGGACCAGCCGGCATATCAATAGCAACTCCATATCGTTGCGCATATTCTTTAGCAGCCACTACGAACTGATTTCCCGGGCCAAAAATCTTATACACCTGTGGTATACTTTCAGTTCCTAAAGTCATCGCAGCAATAGCTTGAGCACCCCCTGTTTTGAACATTTTTGAAACCCCGCAAAGCTTTGCTGTATATAAAATGGCAGGGTTAACGGCTCCGTTTTTATCCGGTGGCGTACAAAGAATAATTTCCTTACATCCGGCAATATTAGCGGGTACTGCAAGCATTAATACTGTTGAAAATAAAGGGGCTGTTCCACCGGGGATATAAATTCCTACTTTTTCTATAGCTCGGTTTTCTCTCCAGCAAACCACTCCTTTTGTGGTTTCAATTTTCTGAATTTCCGGATTCTGAGATTCGTGAAATGTAAAAATGTTTTCTTTCGCTTGCCGGATGGCTAATTTCAAATCATTACTAAGCTGTTTTTCAGCACTATTTATCTCTTCGTCAGTAACAACAATGCTTTCAGTTTCTGCTTGATCAAATTTTTTATTGAATGCAATCAAAGCTTGGTCTCCGTTGTTTTCC of the Chryseobacterium capnotolerans genome contains:
- the hisB gene encoding bifunctional histidinol-phosphatase/imidazoleglycerol-phosphate dehydratase HisB; the encoded protein is MKKVLFIDRDGTLIIEPPIDFQVDSLEKLEFYPGVFQNLSKIAGELDYELVMVTNQDGLGTESFPFEDFIKPQEKMLKAFQNEGVIFSDILIDKSFESENLPTRKPGIGMLAKYIYGDYDLENSYVIGDRITDVQLAKNMGSKSIFLNENFNGEADLSTTEWSTIYQFLKTGMRSAKVYRKTNETEIEIEVNIDGKGKSEISTGLHFFDHMLEQIARHGNMDLKIKVNGDLQVDEHHTVEDTGIVLGEAVLKALGKKKGIERYGFLLPMDDCLSQVAIDFGGRSWLVWDAEFKREKIGDVPTEMFFHFFKSFTDSSRTNLNIKAEGENEHHKIESIFKAFAKAVKMAVNQSDSNYNLPSTKGSL
- the hisC gene encoding histidinol-phosphate transaminase, with the translated sequence MNTISTNTLVRENILKLKPYISFRDHNEFNEPTFLDANESPFGEWNRYPDSTQRKLKNKLAELKNLSAKQIAVGNGSDELIDLIIKIFCEPKKDAILMMNPSFAMYGFYAAINENRVLQLNLDENFEIVKNDFLNIIKEESIKIFFLCSPNNPTGNSTEDIEFYIQNFNGIVVVDEAYIEFSGKKSSLELLEKYPNLIVLQTFSKAWGMAGARVGVAYSSEEITQLINTVKAPYNVNALSQELILNVLEDESALKKNVHDIIAEREWLQAQFKSIECITKVFPTDANFFLIKMKDIEKVYAQMLEQEILTSRRDPAIPGCIRINVGNRKENEKLITLLKNI
- the hisH gene encoding imidazole glycerol phosphate synthase subunit HisH, which encodes MIAIIKYNGGNVSSVQNALNRLNIDSVITDDPEQILKADKVIFPGVGEASSTMKLLKAKGLDYLIPTLKQPVLGICLGMQLMCKGNEEGNTEGLGIFDISVKRFPPLDLVPHMGWNTLSKQESSIFSGIEPENDVYFVHSYYCELSEFTTSVCDYILPFSASLQKDNFYAVQFHPEKSGDVGSRILNNFINLS
- the hisA gene encoding 1-(5-phosphoribosyl)-5-[(5-phosphoribosylamino)methylideneamino]imidazole-4-carboxamide isomerase → MKIIPAIDVIDGKCVRLSKGDYSTKKIYNEDPVEVAREFEDFGIQFLHLVDLDGAKSKHIVNQKVLENIAKSTSLQIDFGGGLKTSQDIETAFNSGAKQITLGSIAVQDPEFCLTVIEKYGPGKIILGADCDNRKIKTSGWLEESNLDIIDFILGYQKKGINTVICTDISKDGMLEGPSTELYIETLSTTSIQLVASGGISGINDVYKMKDIGCAGTIIGKAIYEGRISLQQLQNFIENA
- the hisF gene encoding imidazole glycerol phosphate synthase subunit HisF, whose translation is MIPCLDIKDGSTVKGINFEDLKNAGDPVELAKKYEAEGADELVFLDITATLENRKTFVELVRKIAQELSIPFTVGGGIASVEDVRKLLEAGADKISINSAAVKEPKLIAELANEFGSQCVVVAIDTKRIDQADLVHIKGGREATELNTVEWAKRAEALGAGEILLTSMDGDGTKNGFDLYITQQVSEKISIPVIASGGAGTVNDFVKVFNETKATGALAASIFHFNEIGIKDLKQQLKTQKIDIR
- a CDS encoding T9SS type A sorting domain-containing protein produces the protein MKKLYFSACTLCTILGLSAQEVLWQKDIQSSTQDFLSQVTTTIDQQYLITGSSIQSGNGKLEAGSKQNNGYDFHLVKLNQQGEQAWEKYFSGNNHDYLSATVSTQDGGFLVAGTSYSGKGLDKKEDSKGGSDMWLIRINEFGDELWQKTLGTASDEEAKAVIQTTDLGFFIAGNVQNSSKGYGSKDVWITRLDKDGKELSQLIIGGKSLDEVEKMIPTKDGGALLGIYSRSSEVKDSGVRNSESKSSTGSTSTYNLLSAASKQSSNFGEGDYWIVKLDKNGKVEWEKNFGGKGDDHIRTLALTSNGYIIGGESRSERSGNKTVGIEEGTDLWLIALNERGDEQWQKSYNFKNRDILMGMSVIHSSDDKSSKGILLGGYTQAEGRIEKDDETFWMLYLDANGNEQWRKHVAGESRQKEERLSDLKLNRDGSIVLAGTSAKELGKENWKIVKLGDKQVNDLIAKYDIKIYPNPVSDYAYVEIGFDFKEADIMLYDMSGRQLQSLKTKNRVTKINTQALIQGAYLVTIKTDNNKTANAKLIKK
- the hisIE gene encoding bifunctional phosphoribosyl-AMP cyclohydrolase/phosphoribosyl-ATP diphosphatase HisIE, producing the protein MKINFNKDNGLVPVVIQDNRTLQVLMLGYMNAEALEKTQKEKVVTFFSRSKNRLWTKGEESGNFLTVKSIDIDCDQDTLLIKVVPTHIVCHTGSFSCFGEKDSKGFIYELEETISQRIDSKASESYTYSLYERGINKMAQKLGEEAVELVIEAKDNNDKLFKNEAADLLYHLLILLKAKSFSLEEIEEVLQSRNQ